The proteins below are encoded in one region of Brevinematia bacterium:
- a CDS encoding patatin-like phospholipase family protein: MILRKKKIGVALGSGSFKGLCHLGFIKALEERGIIPDVIAGSSIGALIGALWASGLRSSEIIEVFKKINSRNFLKYISFSLSRKGFVETKVEDFLKECIGRVRFSELKTKLIVTATDITNAKRLAISEGNVEEAVRKSISVPGVIKPILENGSVIIDGGVLAPLPIKELVEEGCSEIFASSLVPKNFAHILPTVFERFSKTAREKIEEIFKIELPEPSLTVYSIVKRSLVVMNIFLEEYEIALYKPKLVVRYDIEDLDISALDRIQYYIDLSYKETLKSKL; this comes from the coding sequence ATGATCCTTAGAAAGAAGAAAATAGGCGTTGCCCTAGGCAGTGGATCTTTTAAAGGATTATGTCATCTGGGCTTCATAAAAGCCTTGGAAGAAAGGGGAATTATACCAGATGTTATTGCAGGAAGTAGTATAGGAGCCTTAATTGGAGCATTATGGGCCTCAGGACTTAGATCTTCAGAGATAATAGAAGTATTCAAAAAAATAAACTCCAGAAACTTTTTAAAGTACATCTCCTTCTCACTCTCCAGAAAAGGTTTTGTTGAAACTAAAGTTGAGGATTTTCTGAAAGAGTGTATAGGTAGAGTTAGATTCAGTGAACTCAAAACAAAGCTTATTGTTACAGCTACCGACATAACAAATGCAAAAAGACTAGCAATAAGTGAAGGTAATGTTGAAGAAGCTGTCAGGAAAAGCATCTCTGTTCCCGGAGTAATAAAACCCATTCTTGAAAACGGAAGTGTAATCATTGATGGTGGGGTTCTTGCTCCTCTACCTATAAAGGAGCTAGTTGAAGAGGGATGTAGCGAAATTTTCGCTTCGTCATTAGTTCCCAAAAATTTTGCACATATCCTACCTACTGTATTTGAAAGGTTCAGTAAAACCGCTAGAGAAAAAATAGAAGAGATATTTAAGATAGAACTACCCGAACCATCCCTAACTGTTTATAGCATTGTCAAGAGATCTTTGGTAGTAATGAACATATTTTTGGAAGAATACGAAATCGCACTGTATAAGCCTAAACTAGTCGTAAGATATGATATTGAAGATCTTGATATATCAGCACTTGACAGAATTCAATACTATATAGACCTATCCTACAAAGAAACTTTGAAATCCAAGCTTTAA
- a CDS encoding ABC transporter ATP-binding protein produces MSVINIERLNKNYPNVQALKEVSISIRKGECVGFLGPNGAGKTTLVKAIVGLIKVDSGEITVMNMSIRTKLREAKKYIGVVPQENNLDNDISVFENLVLYGELFGIPRRVLKRRAMELLKEFGIMDKANDRVEHLSGGMKRKLMIARALMNNPEIVILDEPTVGLDPEVRKNIWDKIVSLKEENRTIILTTHYLEEAQALCDRVFIMNKGEIIESGPPEALIKRYLPKYAVEVYPKIEINNRFENKNIRKIDFENHLIILTDDPSEIKLLLVDKDIRKFNVRNSNLEDLFFILTGKGFEYEAD; encoded by the coding sequence ATGTCTGTAATCAACATTGAGAGACTCAATAAAAATTATCCTAATGTTCAAGCTTTGAAGGAAGTTAGCATAAGTATAAGAAAAGGAGAATGTGTTGGTTTTCTGGGACCTAACGGGGCAGGCAAGACTACTCTTGTTAAGGCTATTGTGGGGTTAATTAAAGTAGATAGCGGAGAAATAACAGTTATGAACATGTCCATACGGACTAAGTTAAGAGAGGCGAAAAAATATATAGGTGTAGTTCCTCAAGAAAATAACCTTGATAACGATATTTCAGTCTTTGAGAACCTAGTGCTATATGGAGAATTGTTTGGGATACCAAGAAGAGTTCTTAAGAGGAGAGCTATGGAACTGCTTAAAGAGTTCGGAATAATGGATAAAGCAAATGACAGGGTTGAGCACCTTTCTGGTGGGATGAAGAGAAAACTTATGATAGCAAGGGCTTTGATGAACAACCCAGAGATAGTCATATTGGACGAACCTACCGTTGGTTTAGATCCCGAGGTAAGGAAAAACATTTGGGATAAGATAGTTTCTCTTAAGGAAGAAAATAGGACAATTATTTTAACAACACACTATCTTGAAGAAGCGCAAGCATTGTGTGATAGAGTCTTTATTATGAACAAAGGAGAGATAATAGAGAGTGGTCCCCCTGAAGCACTCATAAAGAGATATTTGCCAAAATACGCAGTTGAAGTATATCCGAAGATTGAAATTAACAACAGATTTGAGAATAAGAACATAAGGAAGATAGATTTTGAGAATCATTTGATAATTCTTACAGATGATCCTTCAGAAATCAAGTTATTACTCGTTGACAAAGATATAAGAAAATTCAATGTAAGAAATTCAAATCTTGAGGATTTATTCTTTATATTAACAGGGAAAGGTTTTGAATACGAGGCTGATTGA